In Pangasianodon hypophthalmus isolate fPanHyp1 chromosome 13, fPanHyp1.pri, whole genome shotgun sequence, the genomic window GCATTTTAAGCGAGCTTTTGTATTAGGACACCCTTATGTTTATGTTAGACACTCTTCCAAAACAAGATAAACAAGTTTCCAAttagtatgtttaaaaaaaaaaaaaaaaaaaaaaaaaaaaaaatcagtagccATGCCTTCTCCATTAATACAGTTATGCCTATTTTTCAATTTCCTACTTTTATACTTCCTTCTATCTACAGAACTAAAAATGTTGTGAAAACCACTCACAGAAATGAAGCACAGCCCCTGGTCTACATGTGCAAGGTGTCTTTTAGCCTgtatacaaattttatttagataaaaatgacaaagaagTATTGCAAGTTTTATCTTAGGAACTGGGACCGCAACAGACCTGTAGAGAATTACTTATGTCGAACGGCACTGCTGCTAAATGGACCAGTCAGTCATCAAGTATGAATCCTGCTTCCTAAATATAAAACCTGTGCTGCAATTAGGTCCAGAGAACAATATCCATTATAGTAACTTTATCCCTCTTATTATAACTATTAAACTCATAAGAAGAAAGTGTTTGTGGAAGCTCCCATTCATTAAACCCTGTTCTTGAATCTTTCATTCCTTTAAAAATTAAGatttacataaaacaacagCAATCTTTGCTACATTATTCAGTGCAGaatgaaaaatgattattaGGCCTTGATACAAGATAATATGGATAGTTTTTGGTTTGCAGTGTCTGAAGGAGCAGCAATGGCACCAAAACACACCACTTATGTattcaaaaatcaataaaattagaaaagccccatgcatttttttaagtACCTCCCATttgttatcattttttttaaagtgcacaGGGGATTAAGtggcaaacacacatacacagaacatgAAAAACACCCCTCCTTTTTAGTTTATGAAGCTCCTGTATTTTAGTACATCAAACTACAACTGCTTTCCCAAGTGGAACTAAAAAAAGCTAACACGCTTTAAAGAGGATGTTAGCAATCAAGCGAATTTGCTGTGTGCTTTGCCAGTGCAAATTAAAATAGCTTGTATTGGGAAAGGAGTGCATATATGTTAATGACCATAACTGACAATAAGAAGTGCTGGTACAGGTCACAACTGTCTCTGTGAGCTGTGCTCAAAACCACACAGTGGCCTCATAAGCAAACACAGCAGTGAGACAGATCTGAAAACTTCACGTAGGCCAGCAGCATGGGAGGTGACAGATTTGGATATACGGCCCAAAGCCGAGCAAGAACATTTTGAATATTCAAAAATAGTGGCTCCTAAAAGATGATGTCATGACTGTGAAAGACGTTTAAAACCAAAGACTTGTGAGAAAACTAACAAGGATtacagtggaggaggagggcGTCACATCGTTCTTCGGATGGCTGTGGGGACCATGCACGGGCAACATATAGGCTTGGGAGAAAAGGCATATGGCTAACATTGTATATAGACTGAGGAGGAAAATGGAAGAATGGCATCTAATCTGTAGAATGGCAAAAACAGAACCTAGGTATGAATTAGGCATTTTGAACTACAGTCCCAGATGGGGCAGTGAGTCAGTCCACCTCGTGCTGGTCTGGAGGCAGGAGCTAGTAGGTGAGCCTCGAGGCCTTCATGTTGTAGCAGGGCCTGTCGTTCAGCCCTCCTGGACCAGAGAACAAAGACAAACTCTCCGCCTTCTCCAACACCACCTCCAGTTCCTGGAAGTCCTGAAGCCGAGCCACATCTTTGTCCTGACATACCAAGACatgccaaataaataataataataataataataataataatatcaaacaGCACTATAATTTGTACTATAATTTCAGTATCACACTAGAAGATATGAAAAGTGCTAAAGTCTGTATTAAACAACCTCTAAAATGTGCAGTGCCTCTCTTTTTGTTACGTTTGTATAATCAGTTCATTCACTAATCACTGCCCATGCAGAAGTACACATGACAGCTAATAAAGTCCTTCTTCTGAAAATGTCAAGCAGTGAGATGCTGTTCAGTCAAATCGTAATCTGACAAAAGCAGATGATATATTAAACACATGGACCTGGATCACGCTCCATTCAGATATGTGTATACAGAAGCCATTAATGCCACCAACTGAAGTTTAAAAGCCTTAAACCAAGTTAGCAAAGCGCACACACCTTTCTGAGCATAGTGTTGGGGAGCTTGCGTATTTTCTCCACATGCTCAGCACTAATGTCCAGCTCACGGCAGCAGACCCGCAGCAACGCCCGGTACGTCAGCTCCTGTCTGTCCAGCTCCACCTCGATGAAATCATTTTCTCTGGCATGTGGGTTCTGGATTCGCACCTTCAGAACGAGTTCTTGGAGacggagaaagagaggaagagcaagaaagaaaaagaaaacagcatttatttCAAGACACTATGCTACAACAGCTACAGGGCTAGTGAGCTACCTGTTTTGGACAAGTCAATATGTGCTTCCAAACATTCTCTGTGCTATATACCTCGCACGTTTACAGGGAAGGTGCTGGTGAAGAAGAAGGGCTGGAAGGCAGGCATAGAGCCCCCGGGCTGAGAGCCGTTCAGCTGATGGGGGACAGACTGTTGCCGGGTAATGGTGGGGTTCGAGCCTGCGCTTGCTGAAGGGAGTGGGGGACAAACAGGGCTGTTCTGGGCAATGCTGTGATTGTGAGTGTACTCATTATGGTTGCTGTGATGCACCTCCGGGGAGACCTCCATGGACAGGGTCCCATTAGTCACCTGGTTTGGCACAATGCTGCTCGGCTCTACCATGGAGACGTACGACAATGCAGGTTGGCTTTGGCCGTCcgagtacaggcgctgctgctgctgctgctgttgctgctgctgttcctgtATGGGGGATAAAGTGGCCGGCTCTGAGACTACAGCCTCCAAATGGTCACTGGTGCCATTCTGGGAAACGTGTCGTGCTACACTCAGGTCGCTTTTATCCATCTTGCAATACAGGAAGGGTGGGTTAGACAGATAGTTTGGAATAATCGGCAGCTCTGCATCCTTTACTTCAGGCTCatgctcctcttcctccactACAGGAAAAATGTAACACAGATATGCAGCTCCATTAAACAggcaataaaaaatacagaccaGATTGTTTTAATGAACAGATTgttttaataatacaaaatagtTAGTTAGATAATAATACACAAGCTAAACTAGTTTTTGCCTAAGATGATGATTACTAACATCTGTGATttgaggaaaggaaaggaataaattgcaagtgtgaaaaataatattttgtcaaaaacagacCTCCCTCTGTAACAGTAATCCTGTATCACTGCAATGCAAGAAGTAAATCAAGTAAAAACTTGGCCATGAGCCATATATTTATAGGAGTGAAATGCCTGTTGCATAACACTGACACGTGTCAATTCCAGCTATATGTAGTACTTTGGGCAAATGACAGACATGTAGTATGAGTGTCCCATATGAATCAGCCAGTCAAATCccttaaatattacattactaaattaaatattacactacTAAACCTCCTCAGGTAAAACTATTCCAGCACAAACAGGGCTTAAAGGTACACATTTCGATTTGACATCATACCTCCAAGCAGTCTTCTGATCTCGGGTTTGGAGGTCAACTGTACGGCTAACTCATCTTTTGCAGTGAGAATTTCTTTGTCGGCCCCAGAATTCAGAAGATACGCCACTatgtgtttgtggtttctctTGCATGCCCAGTGTAAACATGTCCTGGGTAGAAAAATAATACAACAGACAAAGTTTACCACAAAGTTTTGGTGCACAAGGACACTTTAAATTCAGCATGCAACAGTAGATGTTTAAGGTCCAGTGTTGTCAGTTTAGAGATTTTGTTACtagatttggtgactttttagaGCCTTGAAGTGACTTTATGAGCAGATGTTAGCGACTGTCCTGCACATGATatggctctccagctcacaccACAGCTCCTGGTTACATGAACTGAGACAGCAGGTTGGGTCGACTCACCATCAGTGTCTAAAATCTGACTAAGTTGCGCTTGTGTGAGCCGAtattcccaacgaccaatcactgagcaCCATTTATTTGACCCACCTGTGCaccacttttttgttttaaactcttGTTTTGCCTATATTTACAAGTAAACAAAGTGAGATATTCCTTTCAAAACCATTTCCTTCATGTCTCTTTCTTGTTAGAAATGAAAGTATTTTGCAAATATGTAAATAGAAAAGCCTATTTTGTAAATACGTAAACACTTAATATGTGTAGTCTATTATAGACTattataatctattattttatattctgctGAAACTGTTCCATTTGAAGcgtcttcagaaaatctttacGTAACAagtctgatatgcaaatgatattACGTAACAAGTCTGATACGCAAatgagggaatcatgaatatgcaaattagtctataACGTCATTTGACGACGTCTAGCGACTTTTTGGCGCGTGCATTAGCAACTTTCTACTTAAATAAGCTGACAGATCTTTATCTGTAGTTATGAAACCTAGACAAGTGGACAACAACTCTTAGAAGCAACTCTTACACCACATATTCCACCCAATCTATCACAATGGCAGCACTGTTTGGTTAAGTAAACACTGCAGTTAGCAAAGTATGAAGTGGACCCCAGGTTAAGTGGATAAACTAAAACTGCTTTCAGCACCACATGACCACAGGGTTAGCCAGTGAGCTAGCCTGCTAGTCCTAGGGTGTAGCTCATACTGATTGTATTTCCAGTGCAACAAGCTTTAAGCTAACGGTGGAGTTAGCAGATCAGTTTGCTGACTCGGATGAACAACATCAACACACAAATTCCACAGTGATCTTAACCACAGAACCTACCATCCATTGATTTCATTTTGGGAGTTGATGTTTACTCCGCTCTCGACTAAAGTCCGCACTTCGTCAAGGTCTCCAATAGCACTCGCCTCTCTTAAGCGCTCTTGCAGTTCTTTATCCAAAGACAGCGTGGACATAATTCACCTGGCAGTCAGCACTTGACTTTCATACGAACAGCTCAGTTAAAGTCCCCTTGTGCAGAAGGTTTTATTCCCAAATAGCAGCGAAACACGATGCTTGCCGTCATCCGATTACAGCgcgatgttgttgttgttgtttatagcTAGCGGATAGCAATAATGCTAAAGAAAAATCCTAAATGTATTCTATGGAATGCTTCAGACAGGCTAATCTCTAGATCTCAGTACaataataactatataaatCTACTTGCGACAGCTAAAGATTAAAAAGTACTGCTTCGCCGACTAAAGAAGCCCTCTACCTGCAGTAAGCACTCGTTTCATTATGGGGGTCACTTTTAACTGTAACAACAGAGGACAAGACATTAGGTTCCTACGTGggcaatatttttttcttttgcttataAAAAGTTTAAGCTGACTTTTTAATTTGCAGTTGGGGTGGAATAGTAAAAAATGCACATGATATTCAAACAACCCAATATCACGTCTTACAAcgctgtattttttaaaatagtattaATGACATGCAGCAACAATGCAAGTCGAGATGTTCAAAATGCACACGCCTAATTAACATCTGACATCTCAGACGTGTTGAATAATTCATGGTATAATTATTTAGATAGGACTCTGTTTTGTTAATTCTGCATCATTCAGGAGTGTATGCATCAGACTGCTTATTAAGCTCATAGTCAGGGCATATTATCTTAGAACACAGCCCAGCCCTGGCCCTGGGCTGTACAGTAccactgtcctgcacattttagtgttttccctgctctaacacatctATGTAATTAGCCCATTAGTTAGATCAGGTGTGTTGAGAGcagaaaaaacagtaaaatgtgcaggacaggggccAGGAGCAGAGAACCTGTGTATTAGAAAGGTGCATGAGCACTGGGATCCTGTGTGcatgaacaacaaaaaaaagttgttcaTGTGAATGGGAGcaggcagtcagatatgaaactTGCAGGAGAAAAAAGGTAAAATCCAgtaacttattttattttgggaAGCAGAACTAATTAATGCAGAAGTACAAAAACAGTAACTGTGAGAGCGGGCTGGATTGGTCATTCCTGAGGAAGGGGGTGGGAGTGGGATTTATAAACAGCCCCATGCAAGCCTTTAcattagtttgtttttatttagaacCAAGTCCCAAATAGTTTCCTTttaatattgtacatttttattatgagCAGGTAATATGGCACATGGAGGGCTTTGACAACAGCAGCTTTAGGGAGCGTTTTGCATGTGGTTCTTCTGGTGGGACTGAAACCTGTATTTCAGGTGCTTATAGACATTCACAGGTGACAGGTTCTcatattaaaattcatttttaaaataattccatTTTTCCTTTATCAAATATAAcacttcagatgaaaatgtCTGCATAGAGCATagctagatgtgttaaatacaTGGGGAgatctaaaaatgtttttttcccccacttttcCACGAAAATAAGAGGGTGTGGTTAGCAGCTATGAATAAAATATGCTGCCAAATAAGATACCTAATTtgtattactgtatttacagtgatttaaaaagtcttcacacccctgttaaacttgcaggtttttgtgaagtaaaaaaataaaacataaaacaaattaaaaaagataaatcatatcgatctttttccacatttaatgtgatataccaacaaaattcaagtgaaaaacaaatagaaacattttgggaggaataaaaaaaaagaaaaaacttaataACCTGGTAGCATGTGTgtacaccccttaactaatactttgttaaagcatcttttgcttgtaatacagcatttTACTCCACTGTTCCTTCAAAAATtgtccagatctatcaaattgttaGGGGGTCTCCTATGCACAgtcctcttcaagtcattccacaggttttgaTCACAGGATCTGACTGGGCTATTCctaaatcttcttcttctgaagccagtaatttgttgacttggatttgtgaaTTGAGTTGTTATCGTGCTGGAATGTGAAATTTCTCTTCATGCGCAGCTGTCTAACAGTGGCCTGCAGTTTTtctgccaaaatagattggtatttggagctatcttTGATTCCAGCTAAAGATAAGAAGCCACAAAgtgtgatgctgccaccaccatgcttcactatggatatggtgttctttgggtgataaccTGTCTTTTACACCGAACATATCTTTTAGAGtcatgcccaaaaagttctaacttggtctcatcagaccataatacattttgccacatggtttggggtgaatatatgtatgtattggCAAAAATGGTAAtattccatctagccaccctacaaCATAGCCCAGAcatcttgtcctttcatcaattttggagagacatcctgttcttggtaatgtcagtgtggtgccccattttctccacgtGTTGATGACAGACTTCATGGTGTTCCTTGGTACATGTAACGTTTTGGTAATTCTTTTGCACCACTCTGCTGATCAACAGTGAGATCCCacacatgctttgtaagctctttgcagaccatggctttaGCAGTTAGATGAAACCAAAGTTTCAAGACCAAAGACATGTGGACATAGTCCTCAAAATTGATTAATACCTTATCAATACATCAAACCCTAGCTTTTCAGCATTCAAACAGGTAATATCTGGTGTAAGGTATGGGTGTGATTATTAAACTATTGATTTTGGATTTTGATAGTATTTTGTGAATGTGGTCTAATCCATTGTTCACTCATTTAGAAAGGgaatatgtaaattaaaattattcacTCCTTTATTTGCCATTGTTCTGAAGTTAATTCTATAATTTCTACACTGTTACATGAACAACATACATCCTGGCTTCCCCCATCTATTCAGCGCCAGGCAACCACTTTTGCAGTCAGAGGAATTTGTACCAAATAATATGTCTTTTGGAAGTGTTCATGTTCACATACTAGAGTTCTACACACTATTGTTGGGTTTAGTATGAGTGGTGTACAAGAGCAGCGCCCTAATCCTAATCTatatgcacagacacacaacacacattctTAGAGGCCTAGTCCATTAAAACATCCTTGCAGCCGGACTCATGGCTCAGATATTTCCCATGCCTAATTTAGATTTCTATTTTTTGAGAGTAACAAAGTGTACGTTTTTGTAACACATATCTTGATAAGGGTATTCATGTTTTCTCTGATACAAAAACACTGTTCTTAATTGCTTGACAATTTGTTGAACATCATTCCCCTAGAGGGCCAGgttttgtataaaatatgttGTCAATGCCCCCTGGTGGACAGTACTGTCAAGAAGCACTACGATACCTAATTGGGAACATGTCttactttaaataaatcagGGTGCTGACCAGCCAAGTTACTTCAGAAAT contains:
- the ankrd40 gene encoding ankyrin repeat domain-containing protein 40, which codes for MSTLSLDKELQERLREASAIGDLDEVRTLVESGVNINSQNEINGWTCLHWACKRNHKHIVAYLLNSGADKEILTAKDELAVQLTSKPEIRRLLGVEEEEHEPEVKDAELPIIPNYLSNPPFLYCKMDKSDLSVARHVSQNGTSDHLEAVVSEPATLSPIQEQQQQQQQQQQRLYSDGQSQPALSYVSMVEPSSIVPNQVTNGTLSMEVSPEVHHSNHNEYTHNHSIAQNSPVCPPLPSASAGSNPTITRQQSVPHQLNGSQPGGSMPAFQPFFFTSTFPVNVRELVLKVRIQNPHARENDFIEVELDRQELTYRALLRVCCRELDISAEHVEKIRKLPNTMLRKDKDVARLQDFQELEVVLEKAESLSLFSGPGGLNDRPCYNMKASRLTY